In one window of Phalacrocorax aristotelis chromosome W, bGulAri2.1, whole genome shotgun sequence DNA:
- the LOC142049513 gene encoding transducin-like enhancer protein 1 isoform X1: protein MFPQNRPPAHLQAPSAASGAAVAASAIPSTPQSLKLTYPETLDRIKEEFQFLQNQYHSLKLECEKLATEKTEIQRHYVMYYEMSYGLNIEMHKQTEIAKRLNVICAQLIPFLSQEHQQQVVQAVERAKQVTMTDLNAAIGHQLQTQHLSHHAPPIPLTPHPSGMQPTGLAGISSASGLLALSGALGAQAQLLAKDDRGVHDTEPRERDPGPSSLALPNGERARAISEYLSSSKKRKVEEKDFVTDYGSDADKSEDNLVVDEDPSSPHSVHSYSSRENGVEKVPLGRKEAVPLSPTSMASSSSTSPSRSKDVPTVEKAGTPSLKSSTPTSQGDAAAPGSSSAQQFRPAAAKAPVDPLALGLRNPLGVQSPYSAAFGMAHPTVNGDMSGTGAYASLHLMSPQLNGAAAAVGAGSYGRSPLVGYDPHPHMRVPGLAASMQVGTSGKPAYSFHVSADGQMQPVPFPPDALIGSGIPRHARQLHTLTHGEVVCAVTISNSTRHVYTGGKGCVKVWDVGQPGTKTAVAQLDCLNRDNYIRSCKLLPDGRSLIVGGEASTLSIWDLAAPTPRIKAELTSSAPACYALAISPDAKVCFSCCSDGNIVVWDLQNQTMVRQFQGHTDGASCIDISNDGTKLWTGGLDNTVRCWDLREGRQLQQHDFSSQIFSLGYCPTGEWLAVGMESSNVEILHVTKPDKYQLHLHESCVLSLKFASCGKWFVSTGKDNLLNAWRTPYGASIFQSKETSSVLSCDVSTDDQFIVTGSGDKKATVYEVIY from the exons ATGTTCCCGCAGAACCGGCCCCCG GCCCATCTCCAGGCACCCTCTGCTGCCTCAGGAGCTGCTGTCGCTGCCAGTGccatccccagcaccccccagtCCCTCAAGCTGACTTACCCGGAGACCTTGGACCGCATCAAGGAGGAATTCCAGTTCCTGCAGAACCAATACCACAG cttgaAGTTAGAATGTGAAAAGCTggcaacagaaaaaacagaaatccagcGTCATTATGTCATG TACTACGAGATGTCCTACGGCCTCAACATCGAGATGCACAAACAG ACGGAGATCGCGAAGCGCCTCAACGTGATCTGTGCCCAGCTCATCCCATTCTTGTCTCAGGAG caccagcagcaggtgGTCCAGGCCGTGGAGCGTGCGAAGCAGGTGACTATGACCGACCTGAACGCGGCGATTGGG caccagctccagACCCAGCACCTCTCACACCACGCTCCCCCCATCCCGCtgaccccccacccctctgggatgcAGCCCACCGGCCTCGCAGGCATCAGCAGTGCCTCGGGGCTGCTGGCGCTCTCGGGGGCACTGGGGGCCCAGGCCCAGCTCCTCGCCAAAGATGACCGAGGAGTCCACGACACCGAGCCCAGGG AGCGAGACCCCGGCCCT agctCCCTGGCGCTGCCCAATGGGGAGCGGGCACGAGCCATCTCCGAGTacctgagcagcagcaagaagAGGAAGGTGGAGGAGAAGGACTTCGTTACAGACTAC GGCAGTGACGCGGACAAAAGTGAAGACAACTTGGTGGTGGATGAG GACCCATCTTCCCCGCACAGCGTCCACTCGTACTCATCCCGGGAGAACGGGGTGGAGAAGGTCcctctggggaggaaggaggctgTACCGCTGAGCCCCACCTCCATGGCGTCCTCGAGCAGCACGTCCCCATCTCGGAGCAAGGATGTGCCCACG GTGGAGAAGGCAGGGACGCCCAGCCTGAAGTCCAGCACTCCTACCTCCCAGGGCGAcgctgcagccccaggctccagcagtgcccagcagTTTCGCCCCGCTGCTGCCAAGGCCCCCGTGGACCCCCTGG CCCTGGGCCTGAGGAACCCGCTGGGAGTGCAGAGCCCGTACTCGGCGGCCTTCGGCATGGCCCACCCCACGGTTAACGGGGACATGTCCGGGACCGGTGCCTACGCCAGCCTCCACCTCATGTCCCCGCAGCTCAACGGGGCTGCGGCCGCTGTGGGAGCCGGCAGCTATGGGCGCTCCCCCCTG GTGGGCTACGACCCGCACCCCCACATGCGCGTCCCGGGGCTGGCGGCTAGCATGCAAGTGGGGACGTCAGGGAAACC CGCCTACTCCTTCCACGTCAGCGCTGACGGGCAGATGCAGCCGGTGCCTTTCCCGCCCGACGCCCTCATCGGCTCCGGCATCCCCCGCCACGCGCGGCAGCTCCACACCCTGACCCACGGCGAGGTGGTCTGCGCCGTCACCATCAGCAACTCCACGCGACACGTCTACACCGGGGGCAAGGGCTGTGTGAAGGTGTGGGACGTGGGGCAGCCGGGCACCAAGACGGCCGTGGCTCAGCTGGACTGCCTG AACCGTGACAACTACATCCGCTCCTGCAAGCTGCTCCCCGACGGCCGGAGCCTGATCGTGGGCGGGGAGGCCAGCACCCTCTCCATCTGGGACCTGGCGGCCCCCACGCCCCGCATCAAGGCCGAGCTCACCTCCTCTGCCCCCGCCTGCTACGCCCTGGCCATCAGCCCCGATGCCAAAgtctgcttctcctgctgcagcgaCGGCAACATCGTGGTGTGGGACCTGCAGAACCAGACCATGGTGAG GCAGTTTCAAGGCCACACGGATGGTGCCAGCTGCATTGACATCTCTAACGATGGCACCAAGCTGTGGACGGGGGGGCTGGACAACACAGTGCGGTGCTGGGACCTGCGGGAAGGGCgtcagctgcagcagcatgaCTTCAGCTCCCAG ATCTTCTCCCTGGGGTACTGCCCGACGGGGGAGTGGCTGGCGGTGGGCATGGAGAGCAGCAACGTGGAGATCCTGCATGTGACCAAACCGGACAAGTACCAGCTGCACCTCCACGAGAGCTGCGTCCTCTCCCTCAAATTCGCCTCCTGCG GGAAGTGGTTTGTGAGCACGGGGAAGGACAACCTGCTGAATGCCTGGCGGACGCCCTACGGAGCCAGCATCTTCCAG TCAAAGGAAACCTCCTCCGTCCTCAGCTGCGACGTCTCCACGGATGACCAGTTCATCGTGACTGGCTCAGGGGACAAGAAAGCGACGGTTTACGAGGTCATTTACTGA
- the LOC142049513 gene encoding transducin-like enhancer protein 1 isoform X2 produces MFPQNRPPAHLQAPSAASGAAVAASAIPSTPQSLKLTYPETLDRIKEEFQFLQNQYHSLKLECEKLATEKTEIQRHYVMYYEMSYGLNIEMHKQTEIAKRLNVICAQLIPFLSQEHQQQVVQAVERAKQHQLQTQHLSHHAPPIPLTPHPSGMQPTGLAGISSASGLLALSGALGAQAQLLAKDDRGVHDTEPRERDPGPSSLALPNGERARAISEYLSSSKKRKVEEKDFVTDYGSDADKSEDNLVVDEDPSSPHSVHSYSSRENGVEKVPLGRKEAVPLSPTSMASSSSTSPSRSKDVPTVEKAGTPSLKSSTPTSQGDAAAPGSSSAQQFRPAAAKAPVDPLALGLRNPLGVQSPYSAAFGMAHPTVNGDMSGTGAYASLHLMSPQLNGAAAAVGAGSYGRSPLVGYDPHPHMRVPGLAASMQVGTSGKPAYSFHVSADGQMQPVPFPPDALIGSGIPRHARQLHTLTHGEVVCAVTISNSTRHVYTGGKGCVKVWDVGQPGTKTAVAQLDCLNRDNYIRSCKLLPDGRSLIVGGEASTLSIWDLAAPTPRIKAELTSSAPACYALAISPDAKVCFSCCSDGNIVVWDLQNQTMVRQFQGHTDGASCIDISNDGTKLWTGGLDNTVRCWDLREGRQLQQHDFSSQIFSLGYCPTGEWLAVGMESSNVEILHVTKPDKYQLHLHESCVLSLKFASCGKWFVSTGKDNLLNAWRTPYGASIFQSKETSSVLSCDVSTDDQFIVTGSGDKKATVYEVIY; encoded by the exons ATGTTCCCGCAGAACCGGCCCCCG GCCCATCTCCAGGCACCCTCTGCTGCCTCAGGAGCTGCTGTCGCTGCCAGTGccatccccagcaccccccagtCCCTCAAGCTGACTTACCCGGAGACCTTGGACCGCATCAAGGAGGAATTCCAGTTCCTGCAGAACCAATACCACAG cttgaAGTTAGAATGTGAAAAGCTggcaacagaaaaaacagaaatccagcGTCATTATGTCATG TACTACGAGATGTCCTACGGCCTCAACATCGAGATGCACAAACAG ACGGAGATCGCGAAGCGCCTCAACGTGATCTGTGCCCAGCTCATCCCATTCTTGTCTCAGGAG caccagcagcaggtgGTCCAGGCCGTGGAGCGTGCGAAGCAG caccagctccagACCCAGCACCTCTCACACCACGCTCCCCCCATCCCGCtgaccccccacccctctgggatgcAGCCCACCGGCCTCGCAGGCATCAGCAGTGCCTCGGGGCTGCTGGCGCTCTCGGGGGCACTGGGGGCCCAGGCCCAGCTCCTCGCCAAAGATGACCGAGGAGTCCACGACACCGAGCCCAGGG AGCGAGACCCCGGCCCT agctCCCTGGCGCTGCCCAATGGGGAGCGGGCACGAGCCATCTCCGAGTacctgagcagcagcaagaagAGGAAGGTGGAGGAGAAGGACTTCGTTACAGACTAC GGCAGTGACGCGGACAAAAGTGAAGACAACTTGGTGGTGGATGAG GACCCATCTTCCCCGCACAGCGTCCACTCGTACTCATCCCGGGAGAACGGGGTGGAGAAGGTCcctctggggaggaaggaggctgTACCGCTGAGCCCCACCTCCATGGCGTCCTCGAGCAGCACGTCCCCATCTCGGAGCAAGGATGTGCCCACG GTGGAGAAGGCAGGGACGCCCAGCCTGAAGTCCAGCACTCCTACCTCCCAGGGCGAcgctgcagccccaggctccagcagtgcccagcagTTTCGCCCCGCTGCTGCCAAGGCCCCCGTGGACCCCCTGG CCCTGGGCCTGAGGAACCCGCTGGGAGTGCAGAGCCCGTACTCGGCGGCCTTCGGCATGGCCCACCCCACGGTTAACGGGGACATGTCCGGGACCGGTGCCTACGCCAGCCTCCACCTCATGTCCCCGCAGCTCAACGGGGCTGCGGCCGCTGTGGGAGCCGGCAGCTATGGGCGCTCCCCCCTG GTGGGCTACGACCCGCACCCCCACATGCGCGTCCCGGGGCTGGCGGCTAGCATGCAAGTGGGGACGTCAGGGAAACC CGCCTACTCCTTCCACGTCAGCGCTGACGGGCAGATGCAGCCGGTGCCTTTCCCGCCCGACGCCCTCATCGGCTCCGGCATCCCCCGCCACGCGCGGCAGCTCCACACCCTGACCCACGGCGAGGTGGTCTGCGCCGTCACCATCAGCAACTCCACGCGACACGTCTACACCGGGGGCAAGGGCTGTGTGAAGGTGTGGGACGTGGGGCAGCCGGGCACCAAGACGGCCGTGGCTCAGCTGGACTGCCTG AACCGTGACAACTACATCCGCTCCTGCAAGCTGCTCCCCGACGGCCGGAGCCTGATCGTGGGCGGGGAGGCCAGCACCCTCTCCATCTGGGACCTGGCGGCCCCCACGCCCCGCATCAAGGCCGAGCTCACCTCCTCTGCCCCCGCCTGCTACGCCCTGGCCATCAGCCCCGATGCCAAAgtctgcttctcctgctgcagcgaCGGCAACATCGTGGTGTGGGACCTGCAGAACCAGACCATGGTGAG GCAGTTTCAAGGCCACACGGATGGTGCCAGCTGCATTGACATCTCTAACGATGGCACCAAGCTGTGGACGGGGGGGCTGGACAACACAGTGCGGTGCTGGGACCTGCGGGAAGGGCgtcagctgcagcagcatgaCTTCAGCTCCCAG ATCTTCTCCCTGGGGTACTGCCCGACGGGGGAGTGGCTGGCGGTGGGCATGGAGAGCAGCAACGTGGAGATCCTGCATGTGACCAAACCGGACAAGTACCAGCTGCACCTCCACGAGAGCTGCGTCCTCTCCCTCAAATTCGCCTCCTGCG GGAAGTGGTTTGTGAGCACGGGGAAGGACAACCTGCTGAATGCCTGGCGGACGCCCTACGGAGCCAGCATCTTCCAG TCAAAGGAAACCTCCTCCGTCCTCAGCTGCGACGTCTCCACGGATGACCAGTTCATCGTGACTGGCTCAGGGGACAAGAAAGCGACGGTTTACGAGGTCATTTACTGA